Proteins encoded within one genomic window of Salmo trutta chromosome 11, fSalTru1.1, whole genome shotgun sequence:
- the LOC115202239 gene encoding mothers against decapentaplegic homolog 1 isoform X2 — protein sequence MNVTSLFSFTSPAVKRLLGWKQGDEEEKWAEKAVDALVKKLKKKKGAMEELERALSCPGQPSNCVTIPRSLDGRLQVSHRKGLPHVIYCRVWRWPDLQSHHELKALECCEYPFGSKQKDVCINPYHYKRVDSPVLPPVLVPRNSEFNAKHSMLPRFRNPLHQNEPHMPQNATFPESFSQANTQMNFPQTQTHSPGGNSYPSSPGSGSSATFPHSPTSSDPGSPFQMPETPPPAYLPPEERMTQDCPQPMDTNLMVPALPLEISNRPDVQPVAYEEPKHWCSIVYYELNNRVGEAFQANSTSVLVDGFTDPSNNRNRFCLGLLSNVNRNSTIENTRRHIGKGVHLYYVGGEVYAECLSDSSIFVQSRNCNYHHGFHPTTVCKIPSGCSLKIFNNQEFAELLAQSVNHGFEAVYELTKMCTIRMSFVKGWGAEYHRQDVTSTPCWIEIHLHGPLQWLDKVLTQMGSPHNPISSVS from the exons ATGAACGTCACCTCCCTGTTCTCCTTCACCAGCCCGGCCGTCAAGCGCCTCCTCGGCTGGAAACAAGGAGACGAAGAGGAAAAATGGGCGGAGAAAGCCGTGGACGCGCTGGTGAAGAaactgaagaagaagaagggagCAATGGAGGAGTTGGAGAGGGCTCTGAGCTGCCCGGGTCAGCCCAGTAACTGTGTCACCATCCCTCGCTCCCTGGATGGAAGACTCCAGGTGTCCCACAGGAAGGGCTTACCCCATGTTATCTACTGTAGGGTGTGGAGGTGGCCCGACCTGCAGTCTCATCATGAGCTCAAGGCTCTGGAGTGCTGTGAGTACCCGTTTGGCTCCAAGCAGAAGGATGTCTGCATCAACCCGTACCACTACAAGAGAGTGGATAGTCCAG TGCTGCCCCCGGTGTTGGTCCCGCGGAATAGCGAGTTCAATGCCAAACACAGCATGCTACCACGCTTCCGCAACCCTCTGCACCAGAACGAGCCCCACATGCCCCAGAACGCCACCTTCCCAGAGTCCTTCTCCCAGGCAAACACCCAGATGAACTTCccccagacacagacacactcccCTGGGGGGAACAGCTACCCCAGCTCCCCTGGTAGTGGCAGCAGTGCAACCTTCCCCCACTCCCCCACCAGCTCTGACCCAGGCAGCCCATTTCAGATGCCAG AGACCCCACCTCCAGCCTACTTGCCCCCAGAGGAGCGGATGACTCAGGACTGCCCCCAGCCCATGGACACCAACCTGATGGTCCCCGCGTTGCCCCTGGAGATCAGCAACAGGCCAG ATGTTCAGCCGGTGGCCTACGAGGAACCTAAACACTGGTGCTCTATAGTGTACTACGAATTGAACAACCGGGTGGGCGAGGCGTTCCAGGCCAACTCTACCAGCGTCCTGGTCGACGGCTTCACCGACCCGTCCAACAACCGCAACCGTTTCTGTCTGGGCCTCCTCTCCAACGTCAACCGCAACTCGACCATAGAGAACACCCGGCGACACATTGGCAAAG GAGTCCACCTGTACTATGTGGGTGGTGAAGTGTATGCTGAATGTCTGAGTGACAGCAGCATCTTCGTCCAGAGTCGGAACTGTAACTACCACCATGGCTTCCACCCCACCACCGTCTGTAAGATCCCCAGCGGCTGCAGCCTCAAGATCTTTAACAACCAGGAGTTTGCTGAGCTGCTGGCCCAGTCCGTCAACCACGGGTTTGAGGCTGTCTACGAGCTGACCAAGATGTGCACCATCCGCATGAGCTTCGTCAAG GGCTGGGGTGCAGAGTACCACCGCCAGGATGTGACTAGCACCCCCTGCTGGATTGAGATCCACCTGCACGGTCCTCTGCAGTGGCTGGACAAGGTGCTCACCCAGATGGGCTCCCCCCACAACCCCATCTCCTCCGTGTCCTAG
- the LOC115202239 gene encoding mothers against decapentaplegic homolog 1 isoform X1 yields the protein MNVTSLFSFTSPAVKRLLGWKQGDEEEKWAEKAVDALVKKLKKKKGAMEELERALSCPGQPSNCVTIPRSLDGRLQVSHRKGLPHVIYCRVWRWPDLQSHHELKALECCEYPFGSKQKDVCINPYHYKRVDSPVLPPVLVPRNSEFNAKHSMLPRFRNPLHQNEPHMPQNATFPESFSQANTQMNFPQTQTHSPGGNSYPSSPGSGSSATFPHSPTSSDPGSPFQMPGEPPGQMPETPPPAYLPPEERMTQDCPQPMDTNLMVPALPLEISNRPDVQPVAYEEPKHWCSIVYYELNNRVGEAFQANSTSVLVDGFTDPSNNRNRFCLGLLSNVNRNSTIENTRRHIGKGVHLYYVGGEVYAECLSDSSIFVQSRNCNYHHGFHPTTVCKIPSGCSLKIFNNQEFAELLAQSVNHGFEAVYELTKMCTIRMSFVKGWGAEYHRQDVTSTPCWIEIHLHGPLQWLDKVLTQMGSPHNPISSVS from the exons ATGAACGTCACCTCCCTGTTCTCCTTCACCAGCCCGGCCGTCAAGCGCCTCCTCGGCTGGAAACAAGGAGACGAAGAGGAAAAATGGGCGGAGAAAGCCGTGGACGCGCTGGTGAAGAaactgaagaagaagaagggagCAATGGAGGAGTTGGAGAGGGCTCTGAGCTGCCCGGGTCAGCCCAGTAACTGTGTCACCATCCCTCGCTCCCTGGATGGAAGACTCCAGGTGTCCCACAGGAAGGGCTTACCCCATGTTATCTACTGTAGGGTGTGGAGGTGGCCCGACCTGCAGTCTCATCATGAGCTCAAGGCTCTGGAGTGCTGTGAGTACCCGTTTGGCTCCAAGCAGAAGGATGTCTGCATCAACCCGTACCACTACAAGAGAGTGGATAGTCCAG TGCTGCCCCCGGTGTTGGTCCCGCGGAATAGCGAGTTCAATGCCAAACACAGCATGCTACCACGCTTCCGCAACCCTCTGCACCAGAACGAGCCCCACATGCCCCAGAACGCCACCTTCCCAGAGTCCTTCTCCCAGGCAAACACCCAGATGAACTTCccccagacacagacacactcccCTGGGGGGAACAGCTACCCCAGCTCCCCTGGTAGTGGCAGCAGTGCAACCTTCCCCCACTCCCCCACCAGCTCTGACCCAGGCAGCCCATTTCAGATGCCAGGTGAGCCGCCAGGTCAGATGCCAG AGACCCCACCTCCAGCCTACTTGCCCCCAGAGGAGCGGATGACTCAGGACTGCCCCCAGCCCATGGACACCAACCTGATGGTCCCCGCGTTGCCCCTGGAGATCAGCAACAGGCCAG ATGTTCAGCCGGTGGCCTACGAGGAACCTAAACACTGGTGCTCTATAGTGTACTACGAATTGAACAACCGGGTGGGCGAGGCGTTCCAGGCCAACTCTACCAGCGTCCTGGTCGACGGCTTCACCGACCCGTCCAACAACCGCAACCGTTTCTGTCTGGGCCTCCTCTCCAACGTCAACCGCAACTCGACCATAGAGAACACCCGGCGACACATTGGCAAAG GAGTCCACCTGTACTATGTGGGTGGTGAAGTGTATGCTGAATGTCTGAGTGACAGCAGCATCTTCGTCCAGAGTCGGAACTGTAACTACCACCATGGCTTCCACCCCACCACCGTCTGTAAGATCCCCAGCGGCTGCAGCCTCAAGATCTTTAACAACCAGGAGTTTGCTGAGCTGCTGGCCCAGTCCGTCAACCACGGGTTTGAGGCTGTCTACGAGCTGACCAAGATGTGCACCATCCGCATGAGCTTCGTCAAG GGCTGGGGTGCAGAGTACCACCGCCAGGATGTGACTAGCACCCCCTGCTGGATTGAGATCCACCTGCACGGTCCTCTGCAGTGGCTGGACAAGGTGCTCACCCAGATGGGCTCCCCCCACAACCCCATCTCCTCCGTGTCCTAG